The sequence below is a genomic window from Natrinema salifodinae.
CGGTCGTCACGGTGACCGTCCGCGTTCGCGGCCCATCACACTCGACAACCATTACCGACTGCCAGGTGCCGAGCGCCAGGTCGCCGTCCTCGATCGGGATCGTGACGTCCGAGCCGATCAGCGCCGCTCGAAGGTGCGAGTCGGCGTTTCCATCCAACTCATCGTGCGCGTGTCCCTCGTCCGGCACGAGTTCCCGGAGAAACGACTCGAGATCTCCGCGCAGCCTGGGTTCGTCCTCTTGGACGACCACCCCCGCCGTCGTATGTCGGACGAATACCGTACAGGTCCCCGACTCGCAGTCGTCGGGGACGGCCGCGGCGATGCGATCTGTCACGTCGACGGTCGTCAGTTCGGCGTCCGTCTCGACGGTGAACTCCATGGTCGAGACACGATCGCAGCGACTACGAAAGTTGCTC
It includes:
- a CDS encoding secondary thiamine-phosphate synthase enzyme YjbQ, which encodes MEFTVETDAELTTVDVTDRIAAAVPDDCESGTCTVFVRHTTAGVVVQEDEPRLRGDLESFLRELVPDEGHAHDELDGNADSHLRAALIGSDVTIPIEDGDLALGTWQSVMVVECDGPRTRTVTVTTVGD